One segment of Burkholderia multivorans ATCC BAA-247 DNA contains the following:
- the hflX gene encoding GTPase HflX, whose protein sequence is MINAALVGIDFGKTDFEASLEELSLLASSAGAHPAVTLTGRRSSPDAAMFIGSGKADELRLACEAHDVDIVIFNHALAPAQQRNLERALNRRVVDRTSLILDIFAQRARSHEGKLQVELAQLQYLSTRLIRAWTHLERQKGGIGLRGPGETQLETDRRLIGERIKMLKSRLDKLRRQHSTQRRQRARSGTMSVSLVGYTNAGKSTLFNALTKAQAYAADQLFATLDTTSRRVYLGDEVGQIVVSDTVGFIRELPHQLVAAFRATLEETIHADLLLHVVDASSAVRLEQIEQVNGVLHEIGADTIRQVLVFNKIDAVPELAARGDAVERDEYGNISRVFLSARTGQGLDTLRAAIAEIASAEHLSGATLPNDALDGAPAEPHEDHTISEHGR, encoded by the coding sequence CGGGCCGCCGGTCCAGTCCCGATGCCGCGATGTTCATCGGCAGCGGCAAAGCAGACGAATTGCGGCTCGCGTGCGAAGCGCACGACGTCGACATCGTCATCTTCAATCACGCACTCGCGCCGGCTCAGCAGCGCAACCTCGAGCGCGCGCTCAACCGGCGCGTCGTCGATCGCACGAGCCTGATCCTCGACATCTTCGCGCAACGCGCGCGCAGCCACGAAGGCAAGCTGCAGGTCGAGCTCGCGCAGCTGCAATATCTGTCGACGCGGCTGATCCGCGCGTGGACCCACCTCGAGCGTCAAAAGGGCGGTATTGGCCTGCGCGGCCCCGGCGAGACGCAGCTCGAAACCGACCGCCGGCTGATCGGCGAGCGCATCAAGATGCTGAAGTCGCGGCTCGACAAGCTGCGCCGGCAGCACAGCACGCAGCGGCGCCAGCGCGCGCGCAGCGGCACGATGTCGGTGTCGCTCGTCGGCTATACGAACGCCGGCAAGTCGACGCTGTTCAATGCGCTGACGAAAGCGCAGGCCTACGCGGCCGATCAGCTGTTCGCGACGCTCGACACGACGTCGCGGCGCGTCTACCTCGGCGACGAAGTGGGTCAGATCGTCGTGTCCGACACGGTCGGCTTCATCCGCGAGCTGCCTCACCAGCTCGTCGCCGCGTTCCGCGCGACGCTGGAAGAAACGATCCACGCCGATCTGCTGCTGCACGTGGTCGACGCGTCGAGCGCGGTGCGGCTCGAGCAGATCGAGCAGGTCAACGGCGTGCTGCACGAGATCGGCGCGGACACGATCCGGCAGGTGCTGGTGTTCAACAAGATCGACGCCGTGCCCGAGCTGGCGGCCCGCGGCGACGCGGTCGAGCGGGACGAGTATGGTAATATTTCGCGCGTCTTTTTGAGCGCGCGCACCGGTCAGGGTCTCGACACGTTGCGCGCCGCCATCGCCGAGATCGCCTCCGCGGAACACCTGTCCGGCGCGACGTTGCCCAACGACGCGCTCGACGGCGCGCCCGCTGAACCGCACGAAGACCACACGATTTCCGAACACGGGCGCTAA
- the hflK gene encoding FtsH protease activity modulator HflK, producing the protein MNEYNERSTWRRMRALLSINDPRWGRGEGNGNGGSRPRANESKRPPGGDGDGPPDLDEMWRNFNRRLSGLFGGKGGNGFRPDNGRAARVGVGIVIGVLIAVYAGSGLFVVQEGQTGVVLQLGKLAGTVGQGVHWRAPYPFASHEIVDTTQVRSIEIGRNNVVRLANVKEAAMLTRDADIVDVRFIVQYRVRSATDYLFRSVDPERSVSQAAQAAVRAIVGTRSAADLLSQDRDAMREQLSAAIQRDLDRYRTGLEVTAVTMQRVAAPEQTQSAYADVAKARDEREAAKRAAQAYASELLPKAQGDAAKLIDDAKAYAERVVTEAQGDAERFTQVYAAYSKAPAVVRERMYVDTMQEIYSNATKVFVGNNGNNVVYLPLDKLVEQQRQNAAASAGAAAADAASAPAAASGAAAAAATAASTPAAAAAPGSDALRSREAFRSRSREDDLK; encoded by the coding sequence GTGAACGAATACAACGAGCGGAGTACCTGGCGGCGGATGCGCGCCTTGCTGTCGATCAACGATCCCCGCTGGGGGCGCGGCGAAGGCAATGGCAACGGCGGCTCCCGCCCGCGCGCGAACGAATCGAAGCGTCCGCCCGGCGGCGACGGCGACGGTCCGCCCGATCTCGACGAGATGTGGCGCAATTTCAACCGCCGCCTGAGCGGGCTGTTCGGCGGCAAGGGCGGCAACGGTTTCCGTCCCGATAACGGGCGCGCGGCGCGCGTCGGCGTCGGCATCGTGATCGGCGTGCTGATCGCCGTCTATGCCGGCAGCGGCCTGTTCGTCGTCCAGGAAGGTCAGACCGGCGTCGTGCTGCAGCTCGGCAAGCTGGCCGGCACGGTCGGCCAGGGCGTGCACTGGCGTGCGCCGTATCCGTTCGCGTCGCACGAGATCGTCGACACGACGCAGGTGCGCTCGATCGAGATCGGCCGCAACAACGTCGTGCGGCTCGCCAACGTCAAGGAAGCCGCGATGCTCACGCGCGATGCGGACATCGTCGACGTGCGCTTCATCGTCCAGTACCGCGTTCGCTCCGCCACCGACTATCTGTTCCGCAGCGTCGATCCCGAGCGCAGCGTGTCGCAGGCCGCGCAGGCGGCGGTGCGCGCGATCGTCGGCACGCGCAGCGCGGCCGACCTGCTGAGCCAGGATCGCGATGCGATGCGCGAGCAACTGTCGGCCGCGATTCAGCGCGATCTCGACCGTTATCGGACGGGCCTCGAAGTGACGGCCGTCACCATGCAGCGCGTCGCCGCGCCCGAGCAGACGCAGTCCGCCTATGCGGACGTCGCGAAGGCGCGCGACGAGCGCGAGGCCGCGAAGCGCGCCGCGCAGGCCTACGCGAGCGAGCTGCTGCCGAAGGCGCAGGGCGATGCCGCGAAGCTGATCGACGATGCGAAGGCCTATGCGGAGCGCGTCGTCACCGAAGCGCAAGGCGACGCGGAGCGTTTCACGCAGGTCTACGCCGCGTATTCGAAGGCGCCCGCGGTCGTTCGCGAACGGATGTACGTCGACACGATGCAGGAAATCTATTCGAACGCGACGAAGGTTTTCGTCGGCAACAACGGCAATAACGTCGTCTATCTGCCGCTCGACAAGCTCGTCGAGCAGCAGCGGCAAAACGCCGCGGCGTCGGCCGGCGCGGCGGCGGCCGATGCGGCCTCGGCACCGGCGGCCGCGTCGGGCGCCGCCGCCGCCGCCGCGACCGCGGCATCGACGCCGGCGGCCGCAGCGGCACCGGGCAGCGATGCGCTGCGATCGCGCGAAGCGTTCCGCAGCCGGTCGCGCGAAGACGATCTGAAGTAA
- the hflC gene encoding protease modulator HflC, which produces MNRIVALVVAIVILAFAASSTVLTVDPRHIAVLSGRGGAEPELAGPGVHFKLPPPLQTATLVDTRLQSLESPDPLQLATEDKHDLLVSYAAKYRIGDPMKYFTATGGDPAAAGERLAGALKGALGDAFGKHALDDALGAQRAIADAARDAVQASAAALGIELVDVQLTRVDLPAAQTDAVYQRMIGALHDQAAQVRADGAAEVEQIKADAEREQQAVLANAYKSAQTIKGEGDAKAATIAADAFGRDPQFYEFYASLQAYRKTFKRNDVIVVDPDSAFFRFMRSPTGGAAPAAPAPRKH; this is translated from the coding sequence ATGAATCGAATCGTTGCGCTCGTCGTCGCAATCGTGATCCTGGCTTTTGCCGCATCGTCGACCGTGCTGACCGTCGATCCGCGCCATATCGCCGTGCTGTCCGGCCGCGGCGGCGCGGAGCCCGAGCTCGCCGGCCCCGGCGTTCATTTCAAGCTGCCGCCGCCGCTGCAGACGGCCACGCTGGTCGATACGCGGCTGCAGTCGCTGGAATCGCCCGATCCGCTGCAGCTGGCAACCGAAGACAAGCACGATCTGCTGGTTTCGTATGCGGCGAAGTACCGGATCGGCGATCCGATGAAGTACTTCACGGCAACCGGCGGCGATCCGGCCGCGGCCGGCGAGCGGCTGGCCGGCGCGCTGAAGGGCGCGCTTGGCGACGCATTCGGCAAGCATGCGCTCGACGACGCGCTCGGCGCGCAGCGCGCGATCGCCGACGCTGCGCGCGACGCGGTACAGGCCAGCGCGGCAGCGCTCGGCATCGAGCTGGTCGACGTGCAGCTCACGCGCGTCGACTTGCCGGCCGCGCAGACCGATGCGGTCTATCAGCGCATGATCGGCGCGCTGCACGACCAGGCCGCGCAGGTGCGTGCCGACGGCGCAGCCGAGGTCGAGCAGATCAAGGCGGACGCCGAACGCGAGCAGCAGGCGGTGCTCGCGAACGCGTACAAGTCCGCGCAGACGATCAAGGGCGAGGGCGATGCGAAGGCGGCGACGATCGCCGCGGACGCGTTCGGCCGCGATCCGCAGTTCTACGAGTTCTACGCGAGCCTGCAGGCGTACCGGAAGACGTTCAAGCGCAACGACGTCATCGTCGTCGATCCCGACAGCGCGTTCTTCCGTTTCATGCGCAGCCCGACGGGCGGTGCCGCACCGGCGGCGCCTGCTCCCCGCAAACACTGA
- a CDS encoding DUF2065 domain-containing protein, producing the protein MDLAASLLLAVALMLIIEGAFPFVFPVAWRDTFRRIAERPPHHIRIGGLIVMALGLVLLLLAT; encoded by the coding sequence ATGGATCTCGCTGCCTCGTTGTTGCTTGCCGTCGCGCTGATGCTGATCATCGAAGGGGCGTTCCCCTTCGTGTTTCCCGTCGCCTGGCGCGACACGTTTCGTAGAATAGCGGAGCGGCCGCCGCATCATATCCGGATCGGCGGGCTGATCGTGATGGCGCTCGGGCTCGTGCTGCTGCTGCTCGCCACCTGA
- a CDS encoding adenylosuccinate synthase, producing MSASAVNVTPGRNVVVVGTQWGDEGKGKIVDWLTDHAQGVVRFQGGHNAGHTLIIGGKKTILRLIPSGIMREGVACYIGNGVVLSPEALFKEIGELEEAGVNVRDRLFISEATTLILPYHIAIDQAREARKGAGKIGTTGRGIGPAYEDKVGRRALRVQDLFDAKTFADRLRENLDFHNFVLTQYLGGAAVDFQATLDTMLGYADRLKPMVADVSRRLYDANNAGQNLLFEGAQGTLLDIDHGTYPFVTSSNCVAGAAAAGAGVGPQKLNYILGITKAYCTRVGSGPFPSELYDADNPKRQDQVGVTLANVGKEFGSVTGRPRRTGWLDAAALRRSIQINGVSGLCMTKLDVLDGLDEVRLCVGYKIDGKDADILPRGAADVARCEPVYETFEGWKESTVGIKTWDALPTNAQAYLTRVQEVAGVPIDMVSTGPDRDETILLRHPFKV from the coding sequence ATGTCTGCCAGCGCAGTGAACGTGACTCCCGGGCGCAACGTCGTCGTCGTGGGGACTCAATGGGGTGATGAAGGCAAGGGCAAGATCGTCGACTGGCTGACGGACCACGCTCAGGGCGTCGTGCGTTTCCAGGGCGGTCACAACGCCGGCCACACCCTCATCATCGGCGGCAAGAAGACGATCTTGCGCCTCATCCCGTCGGGCATCATGCGCGAAGGCGTCGCGTGCTACATCGGCAACGGCGTCGTTCTGTCCCCGGAAGCACTGTTCAAGGAAATCGGCGAGCTCGAAGAAGCCGGCGTGAACGTGCGCGACCGTCTGTTCATTTCCGAAGCCACGACGCTGATCCTGCCGTATCACATCGCGATCGACCAGGCGCGCGAAGCGCGCAAGGGCGCGGGCAAGATCGGCACGACGGGCCGCGGCATCGGCCCCGCGTACGAAGACAAGGTCGGCCGCCGCGCGCTGCGCGTGCAGGACCTGTTCGACGCGAAGACCTTCGCCGATCGCCTGCGCGAAAACCTCGATTTCCACAACTTCGTGCTGACGCAGTACCTCGGCGGCGCAGCCGTCGATTTCCAGGCGACGCTCGACACGATGCTCGGCTATGCCGACCGCCTGAAGCCGATGGTGGCTGACGTGTCGCGCCGTCTGTACGACGCGAACAACGCGGGCCAGAACCTGCTGTTCGAGGGCGCGCAGGGCACGCTGCTCGACATCGATCACGGCACCTATCCGTTCGTCACGTCGAGCAACTGCGTTGCCGGTGCGGCCGCGGCGGGCGCGGGCGTCGGTCCGCAGAAGCTGAACTACATCCTCGGCATCACGAAGGCATACTGCACGCGCGTCGGCTCGGGTCCGTTCCCGAGCGAGCTGTACGATGCCGACAATCCGAAGCGCCAGGATCAGGTCGGCGTCACGCTCGCGAACGTCGGCAAGGAATTCGGCTCGGTCACCGGCCGTCCGCGCCGCACCGGCTGGCTCGACGCGGCCGCGCTGCGCCGCTCGATCCAGATCAACGGCGTGTCGGGCCTCTGCATGACGAAGCTCGACGTGCTCGACGGTCTCGATGAAGTCCGACTGTGCGTCGGCTACAAGATCGACGGCAAGGACGCCGACATCCTGCCGCGCGGCGCCGCCGATGTCGCACGCTGCGAACCGGTGTACGAAACGTTCGAAGGCTGGAAGGAAAGCACGGTCGGCATCAAGACGTGGGACGCGCTGCCGACGAACGCGCAGGCTTACCTGACGCGCGTCCAGGAAGTGGCCGGCGTGCCGATCGACATGGTGTCGACCGGCCCGGACCGCGACGAAACGATCCTGCTCCGCCATCCGTTCAAGGTGTAA
- a CDS encoding ATP phosphoribosyltransferase regulatory subunit, producing the protein MSTWLLPENIADVLPSEARKIEELRRRLLDRFRSYGYEMVMPPLLEYLESLLTSGGADLRLRTFKLVDQLSGRTLGLRADITPQVARIDAHLLNRQGVTRLCYAGHVMHTRPRGLHATREQIQIGAEIYGHAGLEADLEIQQLMLDALHLAGLSRVRLDLCHAGVLAALLARDTQAAARGEALYDALSGKDVPLLNELTDDLGADTRAALRALPHLYGDASVLDEARQRLPALPEIARALDDLAQLAAQAKGAEVAIDLADLRGYAYHSGAMFTAYIDGVPNAIARGGRYDHVGQAYGRARPATGFSLDLRELARISPVEARGTAILAPWAQDDALRAAVAALRDAGEVVIQALPGHDHVLDEFACDRSLVERNGAWVVEPR; encoded by the coding sequence ATGTCGACCTGGTTACTTCCCGAGAATATCGCCGACGTACTGCCGTCGGAAGCGCGCAAGATCGAGGAGCTGCGCCGCAGGCTGCTCGATCGCTTCCGTTCGTACGGCTACGAGATGGTGATGCCGCCGCTGCTCGAATATCTCGAGTCGCTGCTGACGAGCGGCGGCGCCGATCTGCGCCTGCGCACCTTCAAGCTGGTCGACCAGCTTTCGGGCCGCACGCTCGGCCTGCGCGCCGACATCACGCCGCAGGTGGCGCGCATCGACGCGCATCTGCTGAACCGCCAGGGCGTCACGCGCCTCTGCTATGCGGGGCACGTCATGCATACGCGCCCGCGCGGCCTGCACGCGACGCGCGAGCAGATCCAGATCGGCGCGGAAATCTACGGTCATGCGGGACTGGAAGCCGATCTCGAGATCCAGCAGTTGATGCTCGATGCGCTGCATCTTGCCGGCCTGTCGCGGGTCCGCCTCGATCTGTGCCATGCGGGCGTGCTCGCGGCGCTGCTCGCGCGCGATACGCAGGCGGCCGCGCGCGGCGAAGCGCTCTACGACGCGCTATCGGGCAAGGACGTGCCGTTGCTGAACGAACTGACCGACGATCTCGGCGCCGACACGCGCGCGGCGCTGCGCGCGCTGCCGCACCTGTACGGCGACGCGAGCGTGCTCGACGAAGCGCGCCAGCGCCTGCCGGCGCTGCCCGAGATCGCGCGCGCGCTCGACGATCTCGCGCAGCTCGCGGCGCAGGCGAAGGGTGCGGAAGTCGCGATCGACCTGGCCGATCTGCGCGGTTACGCGTACCACAGCGGCGCGATGTTTACCGCGTATATCGACGGCGTGCCGAATGCGATCGCGCGCGGCGGCCGTTACGACCACGTCGGCCAGGCATACGGCCGCGCGCGTCCGGCGACCGGCTTCTCGCTCGACCTGCGCGAGCTCGCGCGGATTTCGCCGGTCGAGGCGCGCGGCACCGCGATTCTGGCGCCGTGGGCGCAGGACGATGCGCTGCGCGCGGCCGTGGCCGCGCTGCGCGACGCCGGCGAGGTCGTGATCCAGGCGCTGCCGGGCCACGATCACGTGCTCGACGAGTTCGCCTGCGACCGTTCGCTCGTCGAGCGCAACGGTGCGTGGGTGGTCGAGCCCCGCTAA